The Bactrocera dorsalis isolate Fly_Bdor chromosome 3, ASM2337382v1, whole genome shotgun sequence genomic interval tcggtaaatctctcagaatttatttataattaattttacagcaaaataaaaaaatatataaatgacggataatgaaatctcgattatcactttatcatgcgagagtataaaatgttcggtgacacccgaacttagccgttccttacttgttgatacttaaattccaatcgtcgagcatgctttcgtccgaccatattctacaaagaagatGATACATGATTTTTATAAGTTCTTCAACGCCGTGTGTGAATAGACGGGTATTTTCTATTcgacttcgtcatggtcgggcaatggaacgtctactCCGTCGTCATCGACTGGGGAATTCTGTTCTCCATCTCTTGGTGTTGtgcttttactgccattcagcaggcgcCTCTTTTTActctctcgcaacaaagttgctaaggagagtattatagttttgttcacataacggttgtttgtaagtcctaaaactaaaagaatcagatatagggttatatataccaaagtgatcagggtgacgagtagagttgaaatccggatgtctgtctgtctgtccgtccgtccgtgcaagctgtaacttgagtaaaaattgagatattatgatgaaacttggtgcacgtatttcttggctccataagaaggttaagttcgaagatgagcaaaatcggcctactgccacgcccataaaatggcggaaactgaaaacctataaagtgtcttaactaaaccataaataaggatattaaagtgaaatttggcacgaaggatcgcattagggaggggcatattttgacgtaatgtttttggaaaagtgggcgtggccccgccccctattaagttttttgtacatatctcggaaactactatagctatgtcaacaaAACTCTATAGATTCGTTTCCTTCagtcatttccatatacagttcaaaagtGGAAgtaatcggataataaccacgcccacctcccatacaaaggttatgttgaaaatcactaaaagtggattaaccgactaacaaaaaacgttagaaacactaaagtttacggaagaaatggtagaaggaagctgcacccaggctttttttaaaaattgaaaacggccgtggcgtcgcccacttatggaccaaaaaccgtatctcaggaactactagaccgatttcaatgaaattcggtatattatattttcttaacatcaGGTACGAAATATGAAATCGGCTCACAACCACgtcttcttccaatataacgctattttgaattccatctgatgccttctctgtaaataAGCTTTGTATATTGTAAACGCAGCCTTACAATAGAGTGAGTGATAGACAATAGATGTAAGCTTTGTATGTTGTGAACGCAGCCTTACAATAGAGTGAGTGAACACTACCCATATGATAAAAGCGTGCTAAAGAagttatttgttttgaattataaaattagtaaatacttaaattataaatattttttgtataagcaataaaattaaatagtacAGCGTTGGTCTACTAAGGTATTGGAAGGAAGAAACCTTTAATTGTCGATTTTTCGTTTTAAGGTTAGTAGGCCAGAATTTATAATGTACTTAAACATTTTATCAATTTGTGtacataataacaataaaccaTTTTCGTTTTAAGATAAATCAAAGTGCGTGTTATTCTCCAGTACCATCTCacatattataaatcgacaattGTCAGAGTTGATTCGATATTAGTAGATCATGGAGAAATTACAATTTGAGGTTGAGTTGGCTGCAGATGAAGATCCAAAGAATAACATAATGGTTATAAAGTCAATTACCACAGAGGACGGAATAACGTACCTCATACCACTAGGTTTTCAAGCAGTAAAACACCACCCTCAATTGATAAAGTTACCAGAATTTTTGAAGATAAAAAAGACATTACAGAGAAGAGGTAATAATAGAAAAGTGTGGGTGTTCATGCCAAGTGATATTTTAGCACTGTACAAAGATGATGTTGGAAATATGATGTATAATGATTATTTATTACAAGAAATGACTCAAGTCACAAGCCAATCTATTACAGATggaaaattattggaaatattaGACAAACTAAGCGATAAATCCAAGGTAAACGAAGGAAAACATAACAGTTTgaacaaattaaatgaaaaatttgttttaaagaaatttgataATAAAACGACTAATGCGAAACAATGGTTGCAAAGTTTTGAAAGTGAATGTGTAAGATTTGATTTAAATAGTGATACAGAGAGAATTATCGCTTTAAGATTATTCTCAAATGACTCAGAAAATGATTGGTATGAGTCCATGTTAATTAAACACGGCTTAAACACCCTATGGAAAATATGGCAAGAGAGTTTTCTTAAAACATTCGCGGATAAGAGTTGGTCTTCTGTAATGTATGCACTGaatttcaaacatttaaatGGCTCACTGCTGGAATATGCATTGAAAAAGCAGAGATTGCTACTAGAATATAATAGTGATATAGATTTGAGAACTCTTGTTGACTTGATTGTCGCAGGATTGCCAacttatattacaaataaactAGATCGGCAAGAGATGACAGATCCAACTCTTCTATTTAGTGCCCTACGAATGCatgaaaatcataataaaaatgtCCCAAAACATTTTACCGAGACAAAGCGCTTCACTAAACcagaaatggaaaataaaaaaagaacttGTCAAATATGTTTTAAGATGGGAAAGAAAAATAGATTTCACCCTGAGAATTTGTGCTGGTACAAGGAAGACAAAAATGACGGCGTAAAACACTGCAAAAACTTGATGTTGGAAATCGATCAATTTCAggatacaaaaaactaaatattccCCCACTAATAAAAGTTGAGGTTATACTGAATGATATACTAAAATGCACAGGTATCTATGACCCTGGTTCAAATATAACCCtaataaattcgaaattaataaaagtaacaaattgtaaaaaaaattattttgaaaataaattcagtACGATTGGTGGTGGGGGAAAAACAACaggtttaataaaattaaatggagAAATACGGAatattaaaaaggaaataaatgcatttatttgtaGTGATAAAAACTTTCCACATGATTTACTTTTGGGACTGGATACAATAAAACGGTTTGGGTTGACCCATGACGGGAATTTAAATATCCAACTTCAAGAAATTGCCATCCCAAGTGTACATGAATATATCAGCCCCCgtgaagataaaaataaaagtaatgacGATTCTGAAACTAAAGAGTTAAAGTCAGAAATATtacaatatgaaataaatttcaatgagGGCATAGATGTGCAGAAATTTGATATAGATACTAGTTATTTAGATGATGACcaaagaatgaaaataaatccATTACTAAATgattataaacacatatatgcCAAAGATAAGTATGATGTAGGCCAAGTGAAAAACTATGAAGCTTTTATAGACCTGCAAATAGAGAAATATTGCTCAAAGAGACCATATAGATGCTCTTTAGATGATAAACAAGAAATCGAGAAGCAAATTGGACAATTGCTAAAGAATGAACTAATCGAAGAATCCTATAGCCCATTTGCAGCACCAGTAACATTGGCTTTCAAACGTGATGAAGGGAGAAAGTCAAGACTGTGTATAGATTTCAGAGACCTTAATAAGATTATTACCCCACAGGCACAGCCCTTTCATCTATTAGAAGATCTATTAGTAAAAACGATAAACTGCAAGTATTTTACTACCCTTGATATTAATTCCGCATTTTGGTCCATACCACTAAGGATCAGTGACAGAGAAAAGACAGCCTTTGTTACACAAGAAGGTCATTATCAATGGACTTGCCTTCCCTTTGGGCTGAAAACATCTCCTGCTATATTTCAAAGAATCCTCACGAATGTGATAAGAAAACACAGCCTATCAAATTTTGTGATGAATTATATAGATGATATTATGGTATTTTCAGAAACTTTTAACCAGCATTTGGACCATTTGTCAAGACTGCTAGATGCAATTGATGAAGAAGGATTCCATctaaagttaataaaatgtaaatttgcaGCACAATCTGTAAGATTCTTAGGACATATAGTAAAAGGTAATACAATCACACCTTTAAAAGATAACCTTAGATCTATAGCGGAATTTGCAGCACCACAAAACAAGAAACAAATAAGACAATTTCTAGGTAAAGTCAATTTTTATAACAAGTATATTCCTAATGCTTCAATAACTCTTGACCCAATACACAATTTACTTAGAAAAAACGTCAATTTCATTTG includes:
- the LOC125777574 gene encoding uncharacterized protein LOC125777574, whose amino-acid sequence is MEKLQFEVELAADEDPKNNIMVIKSITTEDGITYLIPLGFQAVKHHPQLIKLPEFLKIKKTLQRRGNNRKVWVFMPSDILALYKDDVGNMMYNDYLLQEMTQVTSQSITDGKLLEILDKLSDKSKVNEGKHNSLNKLNEKFVLKKFDNKTTNAKQWLQSFESECVRFDLNSDTERIIALRLFSNDSENDWYESMLIKHGLNTLWKIWQESFLKTFADKSWSSVMYALNFKHLNGSLLEYALKKQRLLLEYNSDIDLRTLVDLIVAGLPTYITNKLDRQEMTDPTLLFSALRMHENHNKNVPKHFTETKRFTKPEMENKKRTCQICFKMGKKNRFHPENLCWYKEDKNDGVKHCKNLMLEIDQFQDTKN